TTTGTTCTCATACAAacgaaaattaaaaataatctcCTTTGGCGCCAAAAAATTGGCATCCCTTATGGAATCAGAGTCATAAAAATATGATGATATCCAAAAATGCGAAAATGGCAAACGCCTAGCTTTGCTCTGCCATGAGTTCTCATTTGAGGCAAAAAAGGTTCCTTCACATTGGACCTTGATTGTTACCGAGCAATTGCCCAACTAGATTAGTCACCTGCATAAAGAACGAAAAAGATAAGAATATGATTTGACCAATTACAAAAACGATTTTCTTCCCATTCTAATGAACATAGGAAGGGTTAGCTTCCACTGCTAACTAATAAGTTTTAAACTCTGTCACTTCTTAGTTCTAAGTAACGCGTTTGCTGAGAGAACCTTCTTGAGATGGCAATTCTAGAAGCTTTGAAATACAATCTTAAGTATCTTTTCTCAAGTAGCtgttttttctcaatttttcagcTACCCAACCCAGTAACTTTTCGATGTACAGGCTTAAAAACTTAAGAATGGGGGACCAGCCACAGACAAACCAAAGCTGATATCTTGCTCAGCCTCCTCTCCCACAGTAAGTTCATTCAAAAAAACTGACCAAGCTACTAGACTGAAGTTCTCATGGCATGAACACAACTCTAGAATATCCCCAAGCAATTCAAAATCTTCACTCCCGACTCATAATTATCTGTAGGtaaatccaaaattttcagACTGCTCTTAACTGTGCAAAGGTTGCATACGAAAATGTGGTATTCACCTGCCAATATTTCGAAACACAACGATCAATGCAACTGTTTTCACCCATGTTCAACTCGGGTTCCTTGTACCTGAAAACATGTTAACTTAGATTTCAACAGGCATAATTCCTGGTTACTATATATCCTACGTACAACATGATTTGCGGGTTTTATAGTGGCTGGGGGATAAACATCCTCCATTTTTGAAACTCAAAAGTAGGAAAATACGAAATAACAATACCTGTTCTCGACACACTTGCTAAAACAGGTTTGAGTAAGCCTGAAACAAACAATTGAACGATGAGGGAACAGAATCAAGAAAAGCTACACATTAACGAGAAGCAACAACAATTAACAACAGAATCCCAGATCATCTCCAGGTTTCACTTACTTTTATATAAAAATTAGGAGCTCCAGACAAAAGATATACATATAGCTAAGAAGCAATTATAGCAGTATGAAATtacagaaagaaaaaataataatgataacaATACCAAACAGAATAATAAGTATAGCAGAACAAAGCTCAAAAGTAAAATGTGAGcaattaaagaaa
The Coffea arabica cultivar ET-39 chromosome 6c, Coffea Arabica ET-39 HiFi, whole genome shotgun sequence genome window above contains:
- the LOC113692057 gene encoding mitochondrial import inner membrane translocase subunit TIM10-like, with protein sequence MAANKPSSALEKEQIFGMAEKEMEYRVELFNKLTQTCFSKCVENRYKEPELNMGENSCIDRCVSKYWQVTNLVGQLLGNNQGPM